One part of the Dermacentor andersoni chromosome 2, qqDerAnde1_hic_scaffold, whole genome shotgun sequence genome encodes these proteins:
- the LOC126541868 gene encoding uncharacterized protein has product MSREVELERPARAEQPRERVLQKPQPAASNGPVTGGDAEAEEVVLEKEEQCVCQICTCGKHRCRSASTGSFANDAQESLQQRARTSCEKEAGRRQWEVSPDTVLQISKSYRSIERQDDASETTTASEQRISKHERASESKVFHSDAIAMGGTGLGHEGRAQTDGAVVDGLSHQQAVMHEDVAATHLVQSSEFEAHEAEERMKVENRHCHHTHHHHDHHDLHSLSGRADGGQVQGRVSSLYRPRTSLRLEGPGEYITTSSDYFSTIDQNLVSRAEQYSLERQDVAAATAASTAATAAARTAASTTATAAATARSGSRHYPLTRPQTSLRTGGKTHYSTTTGEDFKHREQTEMVTRRLRPRKFDDPSYDSLHADVETDVKKRRTEMEAEDQASADLFQEEREGKAMHEAAYGPQFREDAGRAATQEVFHGRQFRGGEVVSTEARALEEANLEERHDHRATSTYEEARDEFEAPHYQDAERSRPVDRPLTMANAEAYYRPEMSIPFYPKDNLAVSSGQMDLRTTNELEFCKKKMDRVRPVKPKSLSKLFGSNGSSSEGDPQAAASRRRKEHSVGKSSRMDQKDSVKHLHAAGLSSNYEDAKMHMGANNVLIKRKSKGQRKAHFEEDSVKWEGPGTYSTTTKDSYKKPESTHAKVALCRRPQSHDVFHRFTQTGDELRRIKGKKKDADGITMFGRKDSAELIAEIQGLLGESENRGAKNKATKQDASARNRVGAVSTSKKERAVQAVQTDSCQESRQGGHERQRGQDKVKSAKKHGHQKAHFAGQESIIANGESTAALKKNSAETSVEQRKTEMRVGEVRAGQQEYLESVATAKKFETVHQVRAKTEHDVHRSEEVIVEGNEAQGYFGEGALSSEAQLQAQKGAETHVASRPQASRVCPHVNSASRERLRFSTTTSDSFKDVSEKIQPAKPFYPKPNLAPEGSMSFETVHHGEFTPKTVAEVPTPVRPVSTLKLSDDTSYVIRNEDKIGYSKTAPFVGETRYSVRKPESTLVLGQDSADYKTTSQLEYKEHEAHEREDIYKKAVKDRRDRHRTYTRGQHAVAAGLTTGAAQQQRRRTSSGIEEVTTTSREAFKPVTVERPQPYRPQSCLKVRSAEDSYAEISTTMRDTFRRVTPTARVKPIKREASLKKLGDDTNYTPRKTTTGEAYSEVKIPPKPVPYRPTDNLKVTGGMTFSTTTQESYASRSSLQRNATEFVERAKPIKRDAVAKDIIFPVDSSGTLVQGGADYCSICKAEESAGVLRSLENTSSYARISKAPRERPRTHQKVGRGAFEHTTTSMAEYQDPRTQSWKQRSMATGRLVRTASAECPAAFLNTDRSEYVFKEVVGSHKFYLPAVQ; this is encoded by the exons ATGTCGCGCGAAGTGGAGCTGGAACGGCCGGCCCGGGCCGAGCAGCCGCGGGAACGCGTGTTGCAGAAGCCGCAGCCAGCAGCGTCCAACGGTCCCGTAACCGGCGGCGACGCCGAGGCGGAAGAGGTGGTGCTGGAGAAAGAGGAGCAGTGCGTCTGTCAGATCTGCACGTGCGG GAAACACCGCTGTCGTTCTGCCTCAACCGGCTCCTTCGCTAACGATGCACAGGAGAGTCTGCAACAAAGAGCACGCACAAGCT GTGAAAAAGAAGCCGGAAGGAGGCAGTGGGAAGTATCACCCGACACTGTACTCCAGATTTCGAAATCCTATCGCAGCATCGAGCGTCAAGATGACGCAAGCGAAACGACGACCGCCTCCGAACAGAGAATCTCAAAGCACGAGCGCGCATCCGAAAGCAAAGTCTTCCATTCAGACGCGATCGCGATGGGAGGAACGGGTCTCGGTCACGAAGGCAGAGCCCAGACTGACGGTGCAGTCGTGGACGGACTCTCGCACCAACAGGCAGTTATGCACGAAGACGTTGCGGCCACCCACCTCGTCCAAAGTTCTGAATTTGAAGCTCATGAAGCGGAGGAGCGTATGAAAGTGGAGAACCGTCACTGCCACCACACCCACCATCACCACGACCACCACGACCTGCACAGCTTATCGGGGAGGGCGGATGGCGGCCAGGTTCAAGGCAGAGTATCGTCGCTGTACCGTCCAAGAACGTCGCTGAGGCTCGAGGGTCCGGGCGAATACATTACCACCAGTTCTGACTACTTCTCGACGATCGACCAGAACCTAGTCTCGAGAGCAGAACAGTATAGCTTGGAGCGGCAGGATGTTGCTGCTGCTACGGCTGCTTCTACTGCTGCAACTGCTGCCGCTAGAACTGCCGCTAGTActaccgccactgctgctgctactgccagaTCCGGTTCGCGACACTATCCGCTGACTCGGCCACAGACCAGCTTGAGAACTGGCGGCAAGACACACTACTCTACCACTACTGGCGAAGATTTCAAGCACCGGGAACAAACGGAAATGGTCACGAGGAGGCTGCGACCACGAAAGTTCGACGATCCATCTTACGACAGCTTGCATGCGGACGTCGAAACTGACGTCAAGAAGAGGCGCACCGAAATGGAAGCCGAGGACCAAGCGTCAGCGGATCTCTTCCAAGAGGAACGAGAAGGTAAAGCTATGCATGAAGCCGCTTATGGCCCCCAGTTCCGAGAAGACGCGGGAAGAGCAGCCACGCAGGAAGTCTTTCACGGCCGCCAATTTAGAGGGGGAGAAGTAGTTTCGACGGAAGCACGTGCATTGGAAGAAGCGAACCTCGAAGAACGTCACGATCATCGGGCAACATCAACATATGAGGAAGCGCGTGACGAATTCGAGGCCCCTCATTATCAAGACGCGGAGAGATCGAGGCCAGTCGACCGGCCATTGACAATGGCGAACGCGGAGGCGTACTATCGTCCTGAAATGTCCATCCCGTTCTACCCCAAAGACAATCTTGCGGTGTCGTCGGGTCAGATGGATTTACGCACGACAAACGAGCTAGAATTTTGCAAGAAAAAGATGGACCGAGTCAGGCCTGTCAAGCCCAAGTCCCTGTCGAAGTTGTTTGGCAGCAACGGAAGCTCGTCTGAAGGAGATCCCCAAGCGGCAGCCTCACGCCGCCGCAAGGAGCACAGTGTTGGAAAAAGCTCAAGGATGGATCAGAAGGACAGTGTGAAACATTTACATGCAGCCGGGCTTAGCTCCAATTATGAAGACGCTAAGATGCACATGGGTGCTAACAATGTACTCATAAAGCGAAAGTCCAAGGGTCAAAGAAAAGCCCACTTTGAAGAAGATAGTGTAAAGTGGGAAGGTCCCGGCACATACTCAACCACGACGAAAGACTCGTACAAGAAGCCTGAAAGCACGCATGCAAAGGTCGCTCTGTGCAGGCGGCCTCAGAGTCACGACGTCTTCCACAGGTTTACGCAAACTGGAGATGAGTTACGAAGAATTAAGGGGAAGAAGAAAGACGCCGATGGAATTACCATGTTTGGTCGAAAGGATTCCGCAGAGCTGATTGCCGAAATACAGGGTCTTTTAGGTGAAAGCGAAAACAGGGGCGCTAAAAACAAAGCAACCAAACAAGACGCGTCCGCACGCAATAGGGTTGGTGCGGTGTCGACGTCAAAAAAAGAACGCGCTGTGCAAGCAGTGCAAACAGACAGTTGCCAGGAATCGCGGCAAGGAGGGCACGAGCGTCAAAGAGGGCAGGATAAGGTCAAAAGCGCTaagaagcatggacatcagaaagcCCATTTTGCTGGACAGGAATCCATCATTGCGAATGGAGAAAGTACAGCGGCACTCAAGAAAAATAGCGCAGAAACTTCAGTGGAACAGCGCAAAACTGAAATGCGGGTCGGAGAAGTTAGAGCTGGACAGCAAGAATATCTTGAGTCTGTTGCGACAGCGAAGAAGTTTGAGACCGTGCACCAAGTACGAGCGAAGACAGAACACGACGTTCATAGGAGTGAAGAGGTCATTGTGGAAGGTAACGAAGCACAGGGCTACTTTGGTGAGGGTGCCTTGAGTTCTGAAGCTCAGCTGCAGGCCCAGAAAGGTGCCGAGACGCACGTTGCGTCTAGGCCGCAGGCTTCGCGTGTCTGTCCGCATGTGAACAGCGCAAGCCGTGAGAGGCTTCGCTTCTCTACGACTACATCGGACAGCTTCAAAGACGTTAGCGAAAAGATACAGCCCGCAAAGCCTTTTTATCCTAAGCCAAATCTCGCGCCCGAAGGAAGCATGAGCTTTGAAACAGTCCACCACGGAGAGTTCACTCCCAAGACAGTCGCGGAAGTGCCGACGCCGGTCAGGCCTGTGTCGACGCTCAAGCTGAGCGATGACACCTCCTATGTGATCAGGAATGAAGACAAAATTGGCTACTCCAAGACGGCTCCTTTCGTTGGCGAAACAAGGTACTCCGTAAGAAAACCGGAGTCCACTCTAGTACTCGGACAGGATTCCGCAGACTACAAAACGACTTCGCAGCTCGAGTACAAGGAGCACGAGGCCCACGAACGGGAGGACATCTACAAGAAGGCTGTCAAGGATAGGCGGGACAGACACAGGACGTACACACGGGGGCAGCACGCCGTAGCTGCAGGGTTGACAACAGGCGCGGCGCAGCAACAACGCCGTCGTACTTCCTCGGGCATCGAGGAAGTGACGACGACGTCCCGGGAAGCCTTCAAGCCAGTGACAGTTGAGCGGCCCCAGCCGTATAGGccgcagagctgcctcaaggtgCGGAGCGCGGAAGACTCTTACGCCGAAATCTCGACGACGATGAGAGACACGTTTAGGCGCGTCACGCCCACGGCAAGAGTCAAACCCATCAAGCGCGAGGCATCTCTGAAGAAGCTCGGCGACGACACCAACTACACGCCCCGAAAGACGACTACCGGTGAGGCCTACAGCGAAGTCAAGATACCACCGAAACCCGTGCCTTATCGCCCCACGGACAACTTGAAGGTGACCGGAGGGATGACGTTCTCGACTACGACTCAGGAATCGTACGCCTCGCGGTCGAGCCTGCAGCGCAACGCTACCGAGTTCGTCGAACGCGCCAAGCCGATCAAGAGAGACGCAGTTGCCAAGGACATCATCTTTCCGGTTGACTCTTCGGGCACACTCGTCCAAGGAGGCGCGGACTACTGCTCGATTTGCAAGGCTGAAGAGTCGGCGGGTGTGCTGCGGTCTCTCGAGAACACGAGTTCCTACGCGCGCATCAGCAAAGCACCACGCGAGAGACCACGAACGCACCAGAAAGTGGGACGAGGCGCGTTTGAACACACGACCACGTCCATGGCTGAGTACCAGGACCCGAGGACTCAGTCATGGAAGCAGCGCTCGATGGCTACTGGCCGCTTGGTGCGAACTGCGAGCGCCGAGTGCCCGGCCGCGTTCCTGAACACGGACAGGTCGGAGTACGTCTTCAAGGAGGTCGTCGGAAGCCACAAGTTCTACCTTCCTGCTGTGCAGTGA